The genomic segment GCAAGGGCACCTTCGTCTCGCTGCGACAGGTTGAGATAACCTTCAAGCCGGCGAGCTTCGCCATCGCAAGGGTTGCGAGCCCAATCGACGAAGTGCCCCCGCGGATGAGAAGCGTCTCACCGGGCTGCACGGCGAGCCCGGCGTGAAGTGATCCGTGACAGGTCTGAAGCATCTCCGGAAGTGCGCCGAGCACTTCCCAGGGCAACTGCGTGTCGAGGGGAAATACGCTGGACGACGGCACCTGAGTGAACTCGGCATAGGAGCCATCGAACTCGCGCCCCATGCCTCCCATCATCGCCGCGACCCGCTGTCCCTCCGCAAACTCGCCGCTGGGATCTGTCGCGACCGTCCCGACGCATTCGATGCCCAGTACCCGCGGGAACTTTACCCCGGGCGACTGGCCGACTCGTGTGAAGAACTCGGAGCGATTGAGACCGAAGGCGCGCACCTCGATGAGCACTTGCCCCTCTGCCGGTTTGGGCGTCGGGATGTCCTCGAGCACGAAGGATTCAGGGCCGCCAGGTGTGTGGAGTCTCCAGGCCTTCATGGCGCCAACTTTCCGCCCAGGCGCTCGATGTGGGCATCGCGCCAAGGAAGCTTTGGAGACACGGCGGCAACTGCCCGCCAGCGCGCCACGGCGGGAACGGCGTGCAGCGCCGTCGCATAGGGACGCAGCTGGGGTGGAAGCTCCACGCCGTACGTCTCGAAGCGCAGGAGTACCGGGAAGTACATCGCGTCCACGATACCGAAG from the Polyangiaceae bacterium genome contains:
- a CDS encoding zinc-binding alcohol dehydrogenase family protein; the protein is MKAWRLHTPGGPESFVLEDIPTPKPAEGQVLIEVRAFGLNRSEFFTRVGQSPGVKFPRVLGIECVGTVATDPSGEFAEGQRVAAMMGGMGREFDGSYAEFTQVPSSSVFPLDTQLPWEVLGALPEMLQTCHGSLHAGLAVQPGETLLIRGGTSSIGLATLAMAKLAGLKVISTCRSETKVPLLEASGADEVVLDDGTIAERVRSSNPEGVDRVLELVGTTTLLDSLQCARAGGVVCMTGILGGQWQLASFSPMTDIPTAVRLTAYSGGAGDITPKQLQHYVSMVEQGQLDIRRGPVWTFEQLPQAHRAMDENRANGKMVVVVR